One segment of Manihot esculenta cultivar AM560-2 chromosome 4, M.esculenta_v8, whole genome shotgun sequence DNA contains the following:
- the LOC110612959 gene encoding interactor of constitutive active ROPs 3 isoform X1 — translation MFLRPFNLLFCISPCNFHYQATIFVYFRSRKDSSEAPQRVRPRAVCQLKTTGLESDSASSSSQVRTPKDRSPKVIDRRSPVSPVSEKKRPSRISELESQVSQLQEDLKKAKDQLSLSESWKKEALQDADESKKQLLAISSKLEESQTQLQECCATEEARVVELQKISQEQDKAWQLMLEAIQQQHPVELSALGSALSEIQRLKVQLEMVAESEADQSKLTESADVELQTLRANLMDTLALVENMKTQLRDSKDSEAQAQELASETLLQLESAKKSVEALRSDGTRAIEAYNSIASELDHSRDRVKLLEGLVRKLEADLHNANLYRGSADGHDTEEATVENQRSEEANQLEAELFALKSEVERLRSALEAAEIKCHEEQIHSAAQIRSAYEMVEQIKSQSVLREAELEAELKQAKIDIEELKADLMDKETELQGISEENEGLNMKLKHSLSSRREYAIENELKNLRDSVHELKASLMDRETELQNALEENEMLKVEIGKRETDEQNMNNEVVIQLEAARDAEREARAKLGFVMEEADRSNKRAARITEQLEAAQAANSEMEAELRRLKVQSDQWRKAAEAAVAMLSTGNNGKFMERTGSLDSNYNPVTVKFGSPFNEEMDDDMLKKKNGNMLKKIGVLWKKPQK, via the exons CAGAAAAGACTCCTCAGAAGCACCACAAAGAGTTCGTCCTCGAGCTGTGTGCCAACTAAAAACAACCGGATTAGAGTCTGACTCTGCATCATCATCAAGTCAAGTTAGAACACCAAAAGATAGAAGTCCTAAAGTAATCGATCGCCGGTCACCCGTAAGCCCAGTGTCTGAG AAGAAGCGTCCGAGCAGAATATCTGAGTTGGAATCTCAGGTTTCCCAGCTTCAGGAAGATCTGAAAAAGGCGAAGGATCAGCTAAGTTTATCAGAATCATGGAAAAAAGAAGCCCTGCAGGATGCTGATGAGTCCAAGAAACAACTTTTAGCTATATCTTCAAAGCTTGAAGAATCACAGACGCAACTTCAGGAATGCTGCGCTACTGAGGAGGCTCGTGTTGTTGAGCTTCAAAAAATCTCACAAGAGCAGGATAAAGCATGGCAGTTGATGCTTGAGGCTATCCAACAGCAGCACCCAGTTGAGTTATCTGCCTTGGGCTCTGCATTGAGTGAAATTCAACGGCTTAAGGTTCAACTTGAAATGGTAGCTGAATCTGAAGCTGACCAGAGCAAGCTCACAGAATCAGCAGATGTGGAGCTCCAGACATTAAGAGCAAATCTGATGGATACTCTTGCTCTTGTAGAGAACATGAAAACGCAGCTAAGGGATAGCAAAGACTCGGAGGCCCAAGCCCAGGAACTGGCTAGTGAAACTCTATTGCAACTGGAAAGTGCAAAGAAATCTGTGGAGGCACTCAGATCAGATGGCACTAGAGCTATTGAAGCCTATAACTCcattgcttcagagttagatcaTTCGAGGGATCGTGTTAAATTATTGGAAGGACTTGTTAGAAAACTTGAGGCAGATCTACATAATGCCAATCTTTATCGAGGTTCTGCAGATGGTCATGATACTGAGGAGGCCACTGTTGAAAATCAAAGATCAGAGGAAGCAAACCAGCTTGAAGCAGAGCTTTTTGCTTTGAAATCTGAGGTGGAGCGTTTGAGATCTGCTTTAGAAGCTGCTGAGATTAAATGCCATGAAGAACAAATTCACAGCGCAGCTCAGATAAGAAGTGCTTACGAAATGGTGGAGCAGATAAAATCTCAATCTGTTCTCAGAGAGGCTGAACTAGAGGCGGAGCTCAAGCAAGCAAAAATTGATATTGAAGAGTTGAAGGCAGACCTTATGGACAAGGAAACTGAATTGCAAGGAATTTCAGAGGAGAATGAAGGTCTGAATATGAAGCTAAAGCACAGTTTATCAAGCCGACGAGAATATGCAATAGAGAATGAACTAAAAAATTTGAGGGACTCAGTTCATGAGTTGAAGGCAAGTTTAATGGATAGGGAGACAGAACTGCAAAATGCGTTGGAGGAAAATGAGATGTTGAAGGTAGAAATTGGTAAAAGGGAAACAGATGAGCAAAACATGAATAATGAAGTGGTTATACAACTAGAAGCTGCAAGAGATGCAGAACGAGAAGCTCGCGCGAAGCTTGGCTTCGTGATGGAGGAGGCAGATAGGAGTAATAAAAGGGCTGCAAGGATCACTGAACAGCTTGAGGCAGCACAAGCAGCTAACTCTGAAATGGAGGCGGAGTTGAGAAGACTAAAGGTGCAGTCTGACCAGTGGAGGAAGGCTGCAGAGGCAGCTGTAGCAATGCTTTCAACAGGAAATAACGGGAAGTTCATGGAAAGAACAGGGTCATTGGATAGCAACTATAATCCTGTTACAGTAAAGTTCGGCTCGCCCTTCAACGAAGAGATGGATGATGATATGCTAAAGAAGAAAAATGGAAATATGCTGAAGAAGATTGGGGTGTTGTGGAAGAAGCCACAGAAATAG
- the LOC110612959 gene encoding interactor of constitutive active ROPs 3 isoform X3 — protein sequence MQTPKGSRKDSSEAPQRVRPRAVCQLKTTGLESDSASSSSQVRTPKDRSPKVIDRRSPVSPVSEKKRPSRISELESQVSQLQEDLKKAKDQLSLSESWKKEALQDADESKKQLLAISSKLEESQTQLQECCATEEARVVELQKISQEQDKAWQLMLEAIQQQHPVELSALGSALSEIQRLKVQLEMVAESEADQSKLTESADVELQTLRANLMDTLALVENMKTQLRDSKDSEAQAQELASETLLQLESAKKSVEALRSDGTRAIEAYNSIASELDHSRDRVKLLEGLVRKLEADLHNANLYRGSADGHDTEEATVENQRSEEANQLEAELFALKSEVERLRSALEAAEIKCHEEQIHSAAQIRSAYEMVEQIKSQSVLREAELEAELKQAKIDIEELKADLMDKETELQGISEENEGLNMKLKHSLSSRREYAIENELKNLRDSVHELKASLMDRETELQNALEENEMLKVEIGKRETDEQNMNNEVVIQLEAARDAEREARAKLGFVMEEADRSNKRAARITEQLEAAQAANSEMEAELRRLKVQSDQWRKAAEAAVAMLSTGNNGKFMERTGSLDSNYNPVTVKFGSPFNEEMDDDMLKKKNGNMLKKIGVLWKKPQK from the exons CAGAAAAGACTCCTCAGAAGCACCACAAAGAGTTCGTCCTCGAGCTGTGTGCCAACTAAAAACAACCGGATTAGAGTCTGACTCTGCATCATCATCAAGTCAAGTTAGAACACCAAAAGATAGAAGTCCTAAAGTAATCGATCGCCGGTCACCCGTAAGCCCAGTGTCTGAG AAGAAGCGTCCGAGCAGAATATCTGAGTTGGAATCTCAGGTTTCCCAGCTTCAGGAAGATCTGAAAAAGGCGAAGGATCAGCTAAGTTTATCAGAATCATGGAAAAAAGAAGCCCTGCAGGATGCTGATGAGTCCAAGAAACAACTTTTAGCTATATCTTCAAAGCTTGAAGAATCACAGACGCAACTTCAGGAATGCTGCGCTACTGAGGAGGCTCGTGTTGTTGAGCTTCAAAAAATCTCACAAGAGCAGGATAAAGCATGGCAGTTGATGCTTGAGGCTATCCAACAGCAGCACCCAGTTGAGTTATCTGCCTTGGGCTCTGCATTGAGTGAAATTCAACGGCTTAAGGTTCAACTTGAAATGGTAGCTGAATCTGAAGCTGACCAGAGCAAGCTCACAGAATCAGCAGATGTGGAGCTCCAGACATTAAGAGCAAATCTGATGGATACTCTTGCTCTTGTAGAGAACATGAAAACGCAGCTAAGGGATAGCAAAGACTCGGAGGCCCAAGCCCAGGAACTGGCTAGTGAAACTCTATTGCAACTGGAAAGTGCAAAGAAATCTGTGGAGGCACTCAGATCAGATGGCACTAGAGCTATTGAAGCCTATAACTCcattgcttcagagttagatcaTTCGAGGGATCGTGTTAAATTATTGGAAGGACTTGTTAGAAAACTTGAGGCAGATCTACATAATGCCAATCTTTATCGAGGTTCTGCAGATGGTCATGATACTGAGGAGGCCACTGTTGAAAATCAAAGATCAGAGGAAGCAAACCAGCTTGAAGCAGAGCTTTTTGCTTTGAAATCTGAGGTGGAGCGTTTGAGATCTGCTTTAGAAGCTGCTGAGATTAAATGCCATGAAGAACAAATTCACAGCGCAGCTCAGATAAGAAGTGCTTACGAAATGGTGGAGCAGATAAAATCTCAATCTGTTCTCAGAGAGGCTGAACTAGAGGCGGAGCTCAAGCAAGCAAAAATTGATATTGAAGAGTTGAAGGCAGACCTTATGGACAAGGAAACTGAATTGCAAGGAATTTCAGAGGAGAATGAAGGTCTGAATATGAAGCTAAAGCACAGTTTATCAAGCCGACGAGAATATGCAATAGAGAATGAACTAAAAAATTTGAGGGACTCAGTTCATGAGTTGAAGGCAAGTTTAATGGATAGGGAGACAGAACTGCAAAATGCGTTGGAGGAAAATGAGATGTTGAAGGTAGAAATTGGTAAAAGGGAAACAGATGAGCAAAACATGAATAATGAAGTGGTTATACAACTAGAAGCTGCAAGAGATGCAGAACGAGAAGCTCGCGCGAAGCTTGGCTTCGTGATGGAGGAGGCAGATAGGAGTAATAAAAGGGCTGCAAGGATCACTGAACAGCTTGAGGCAGCACAAGCAGCTAACTCTGAAATGGAGGCGGAGTTGAGAAGACTAAAGGTGCAGTCTGACCAGTGGAGGAAGGCTGCAGAGGCAGCTGTAGCAATGCTTTCAACAGGAAATAACGGGAAGTTCATGGAAAGAACAGGGTCATTGGATAGCAACTATAATCCTGTTACAGTAAAGTTCGGCTCGCCCTTCAACGAAGAGATGGATGATGATATGCTAAAGAAGAAAAATGGAAATATGCTGAAGAAGATTGGGGTGTTGTGGAAGAAGCCACAGAAATAG
- the LOC110612959 gene encoding interactor of constitutive active ROPs 3 isoform X4 → MQTPKGRKDSSEAPQRVRPRAVCQLKTTGLESDSASSSSQVRTPKDRSPKVIDRRSPVSPVSEKKRPSRISELESQVSQLQEDLKKAKDQLSLSESWKKEALQDADESKKQLLAISSKLEESQTQLQECCATEEARVVELQKISQEQDKAWQLMLEAIQQQHPVELSALGSALSEIQRLKVQLEMVAESEADQSKLTESADVELQTLRANLMDTLALVENMKTQLRDSKDSEAQAQELASETLLQLESAKKSVEALRSDGTRAIEAYNSIASELDHSRDRVKLLEGLVRKLEADLHNANLYRGSADGHDTEEATVENQRSEEANQLEAELFALKSEVERLRSALEAAEIKCHEEQIHSAAQIRSAYEMVEQIKSQSVLREAELEAELKQAKIDIEELKADLMDKETELQGISEENEGLNMKLKHSLSSRREYAIENELKNLRDSVHELKASLMDRETELQNALEENEMLKVEIGKRETDEQNMNNEVVIQLEAARDAEREARAKLGFVMEEADRSNKRAARITEQLEAAQAANSEMEAELRRLKVQSDQWRKAAEAAVAMLSTGNNGKFMERTGSLDSNYNPVTVKFGSPFNEEMDDDMLKKKNGNMLKKIGVLWKKPQK, encoded by the exons AAAAGACTCCTCAGAAGCACCACAAAGAGTTCGTCCTCGAGCTGTGTGCCAACTAAAAACAACCGGATTAGAGTCTGACTCTGCATCATCATCAAGTCAAGTTAGAACACCAAAAGATAGAAGTCCTAAAGTAATCGATCGCCGGTCACCCGTAAGCCCAGTGTCTGAG AAGAAGCGTCCGAGCAGAATATCTGAGTTGGAATCTCAGGTTTCCCAGCTTCAGGAAGATCTGAAAAAGGCGAAGGATCAGCTAAGTTTATCAGAATCATGGAAAAAAGAAGCCCTGCAGGATGCTGATGAGTCCAAGAAACAACTTTTAGCTATATCTTCAAAGCTTGAAGAATCACAGACGCAACTTCAGGAATGCTGCGCTACTGAGGAGGCTCGTGTTGTTGAGCTTCAAAAAATCTCACAAGAGCAGGATAAAGCATGGCAGTTGATGCTTGAGGCTATCCAACAGCAGCACCCAGTTGAGTTATCTGCCTTGGGCTCTGCATTGAGTGAAATTCAACGGCTTAAGGTTCAACTTGAAATGGTAGCTGAATCTGAAGCTGACCAGAGCAAGCTCACAGAATCAGCAGATGTGGAGCTCCAGACATTAAGAGCAAATCTGATGGATACTCTTGCTCTTGTAGAGAACATGAAAACGCAGCTAAGGGATAGCAAAGACTCGGAGGCCCAAGCCCAGGAACTGGCTAGTGAAACTCTATTGCAACTGGAAAGTGCAAAGAAATCTGTGGAGGCACTCAGATCAGATGGCACTAGAGCTATTGAAGCCTATAACTCcattgcttcagagttagatcaTTCGAGGGATCGTGTTAAATTATTGGAAGGACTTGTTAGAAAACTTGAGGCAGATCTACATAATGCCAATCTTTATCGAGGTTCTGCAGATGGTCATGATACTGAGGAGGCCACTGTTGAAAATCAAAGATCAGAGGAAGCAAACCAGCTTGAAGCAGAGCTTTTTGCTTTGAAATCTGAGGTGGAGCGTTTGAGATCTGCTTTAGAAGCTGCTGAGATTAAATGCCATGAAGAACAAATTCACAGCGCAGCTCAGATAAGAAGTGCTTACGAAATGGTGGAGCAGATAAAATCTCAATCTGTTCTCAGAGAGGCTGAACTAGAGGCGGAGCTCAAGCAAGCAAAAATTGATATTGAAGAGTTGAAGGCAGACCTTATGGACAAGGAAACTGAATTGCAAGGAATTTCAGAGGAGAATGAAGGTCTGAATATGAAGCTAAAGCACAGTTTATCAAGCCGACGAGAATATGCAATAGAGAATGAACTAAAAAATTTGAGGGACTCAGTTCATGAGTTGAAGGCAAGTTTAATGGATAGGGAGACAGAACTGCAAAATGCGTTGGAGGAAAATGAGATGTTGAAGGTAGAAATTGGTAAAAGGGAAACAGATGAGCAAAACATGAATAATGAAGTGGTTATACAACTAGAAGCTGCAAGAGATGCAGAACGAGAAGCTCGCGCGAAGCTTGGCTTCGTGATGGAGGAGGCAGATAGGAGTAATAAAAGGGCTGCAAGGATCACTGAACAGCTTGAGGCAGCACAAGCAGCTAACTCTGAAATGGAGGCGGAGTTGAGAAGACTAAAGGTGCAGTCTGACCAGTGGAGGAAGGCTGCAGAGGCAGCTGTAGCAATGCTTTCAACAGGAAATAACGGGAAGTTCATGGAAAGAACAGGGTCATTGGATAGCAACTATAATCCTGTTACAGTAAAGTTCGGCTCGCCCTTCAACGAAGAGATGGATGATGATATGCTAAAGAAGAAAAATGGAAATATGCTGAAGAAGATTGGGGTGTTGTGGAAGAAGCCACAGAAATAG
- the LOC110613178 gene encoding dof zinc finger protein DOF2.1, whose product MDPSSGQNQEMPLENIIVCSKPHQDKKPRPQPEQALKCPRCDSINTKFCYYNNYSLSQPRYFCKSCRRYWTKGGTLRNVPVGGGCRKNKRSSSSSSSKKFQDHHQTNPLTSLPSYDSNDLSLAFARLQKQSNGQLGFDDDHDLSILGNPSIHNTTSASTSPFFDALRNGILDSQSNNLQNLYYGYGNGNMGEVASGEMMMMMPYEDMSGAATQAVTVTTMKQEFCNGREEDDNKVLWGFPWQLNGNGIGGGDLDSGREAWNGLGSTWHGLVNSPLM is encoded by the exons ATGGATCCTTCAAGTGGACAAAACCAG GAAATGCCACTAGAAAACATCATAGTTTGCTCAAAACCCCATCAAGACAAGAAGCCAAGACCTCAACCAGAGCAAGCTCTCAAGTGCCCAAGATGTGATTCCATCAACACCAAATTCTGCTACTACAACAACTACAGCCTTTCTCAGCCAAGGTACTTCTGCAAATCATGCAGAAGATATTGGACCAAAGGAGGCACACTGAGAAATGTTCCAGTAGGTGGAGGCTGCAGGAAGAACAAaagatcatcatcatcatcatcatcaaaaaaGTTCCAAGATCATCATCAAACCAACCCACTCACTAGCCTCCCATCATATGACTCCAATGACCTCAGCCTTGCCTTTGCTAGGCTCCAAAAGCAGTCTAATGGGCAGCTAGGGTTTGATGATGATCATGATCTGTCTATTCTTGGAAACCCTAGCATTCACAATACTACTTCAGCTTCAACTTCTCCTTTTTTTGATGCTTTAAGAAATGGGATTCTTGATTCACAAAGCAATAACTTGCAAAATTTGTATTATGGGTATGGAAATGGGAACATGGGTGAGGTGGCTAGTGGagaaatgatgatgatgatgcctTATGAAGATATGAGTGGTGCAGCCACACAAGCTGTGACAGTGACAACAATGAAGCAAGAATTCTGCAATGGTAGAGAAGAAGATGACAACAAGGTCCTGTGGGGATTTCCATGGCAGCTCAATGGAAATGGGATTGGTGGAGGAGATCTTGATTCTGGAAGAGAAGCTTGGAATGGACTTGGTTCAACTTGGCATGGACTTGTTAATAGTCCCCTAATGTAG
- the LOC110612959 gene encoding interactor of constitutive active ROPs 3 isoform X2 → MFLRPFNLLFCISPCNFHYQATIFVYFRRKDSSEAPQRVRPRAVCQLKTTGLESDSASSSSQVRTPKDRSPKVIDRRSPVSPVSEKKRPSRISELESQVSQLQEDLKKAKDQLSLSESWKKEALQDADESKKQLLAISSKLEESQTQLQECCATEEARVVELQKISQEQDKAWQLMLEAIQQQHPVELSALGSALSEIQRLKVQLEMVAESEADQSKLTESADVELQTLRANLMDTLALVENMKTQLRDSKDSEAQAQELASETLLQLESAKKSVEALRSDGTRAIEAYNSIASELDHSRDRVKLLEGLVRKLEADLHNANLYRGSADGHDTEEATVENQRSEEANQLEAELFALKSEVERLRSALEAAEIKCHEEQIHSAAQIRSAYEMVEQIKSQSVLREAELEAELKQAKIDIEELKADLMDKETELQGISEENEGLNMKLKHSLSSRREYAIENELKNLRDSVHELKASLMDRETELQNALEENEMLKVEIGKRETDEQNMNNEVVIQLEAARDAEREARAKLGFVMEEADRSNKRAARITEQLEAAQAANSEMEAELRRLKVQSDQWRKAAEAAVAMLSTGNNGKFMERTGSLDSNYNPVTVKFGSPFNEEMDDDMLKKKNGNMLKKIGVLWKKPQK, encoded by the exons AAAAGACTCCTCAGAAGCACCACAAAGAGTTCGTCCTCGAGCTGTGTGCCAACTAAAAACAACCGGATTAGAGTCTGACTCTGCATCATCATCAAGTCAAGTTAGAACACCAAAAGATAGAAGTCCTAAAGTAATCGATCGCCGGTCACCCGTAAGCCCAGTGTCTGAG AAGAAGCGTCCGAGCAGAATATCTGAGTTGGAATCTCAGGTTTCCCAGCTTCAGGAAGATCTGAAAAAGGCGAAGGATCAGCTAAGTTTATCAGAATCATGGAAAAAAGAAGCCCTGCAGGATGCTGATGAGTCCAAGAAACAACTTTTAGCTATATCTTCAAAGCTTGAAGAATCACAGACGCAACTTCAGGAATGCTGCGCTACTGAGGAGGCTCGTGTTGTTGAGCTTCAAAAAATCTCACAAGAGCAGGATAAAGCATGGCAGTTGATGCTTGAGGCTATCCAACAGCAGCACCCAGTTGAGTTATCTGCCTTGGGCTCTGCATTGAGTGAAATTCAACGGCTTAAGGTTCAACTTGAAATGGTAGCTGAATCTGAAGCTGACCAGAGCAAGCTCACAGAATCAGCAGATGTGGAGCTCCAGACATTAAGAGCAAATCTGATGGATACTCTTGCTCTTGTAGAGAACATGAAAACGCAGCTAAGGGATAGCAAAGACTCGGAGGCCCAAGCCCAGGAACTGGCTAGTGAAACTCTATTGCAACTGGAAAGTGCAAAGAAATCTGTGGAGGCACTCAGATCAGATGGCACTAGAGCTATTGAAGCCTATAACTCcattgcttcagagttagatcaTTCGAGGGATCGTGTTAAATTATTGGAAGGACTTGTTAGAAAACTTGAGGCAGATCTACATAATGCCAATCTTTATCGAGGTTCTGCAGATGGTCATGATACTGAGGAGGCCACTGTTGAAAATCAAAGATCAGAGGAAGCAAACCAGCTTGAAGCAGAGCTTTTTGCTTTGAAATCTGAGGTGGAGCGTTTGAGATCTGCTTTAGAAGCTGCTGAGATTAAATGCCATGAAGAACAAATTCACAGCGCAGCTCAGATAAGAAGTGCTTACGAAATGGTGGAGCAGATAAAATCTCAATCTGTTCTCAGAGAGGCTGAACTAGAGGCGGAGCTCAAGCAAGCAAAAATTGATATTGAAGAGTTGAAGGCAGACCTTATGGACAAGGAAACTGAATTGCAAGGAATTTCAGAGGAGAATGAAGGTCTGAATATGAAGCTAAAGCACAGTTTATCAAGCCGACGAGAATATGCAATAGAGAATGAACTAAAAAATTTGAGGGACTCAGTTCATGAGTTGAAGGCAAGTTTAATGGATAGGGAGACAGAACTGCAAAATGCGTTGGAGGAAAATGAGATGTTGAAGGTAGAAATTGGTAAAAGGGAAACAGATGAGCAAAACATGAATAATGAAGTGGTTATACAACTAGAAGCTGCAAGAGATGCAGAACGAGAAGCTCGCGCGAAGCTTGGCTTCGTGATGGAGGAGGCAGATAGGAGTAATAAAAGGGCTGCAAGGATCACTGAACAGCTTGAGGCAGCACAAGCAGCTAACTCTGAAATGGAGGCGGAGTTGAGAAGACTAAAGGTGCAGTCTGACCAGTGGAGGAAGGCTGCAGAGGCAGCTGTAGCAATGCTTTCAACAGGAAATAACGGGAAGTTCATGGAAAGAACAGGGTCATTGGATAGCAACTATAATCCTGTTACAGTAAAGTTCGGCTCGCCCTTCAACGAAGAGATGGATGATGATATGCTAAAGAAGAAAAATGGAAATATGCTGAAGAAGATTGGGGTGTTGTGGAAGAAGCCACAGAAATAG